From a region of the Haematobia irritans isolate KBUSLIRL chromosome 4, ASM5000362v1, whole genome shotgun sequence genome:
- the LOC142233073 gene encoding protein scylla-like, whose product MEVLTVQNQFNDQHYNDITATRLRSWSRSLSNNAQEQENQRHHHQYHHLQHHHHHQHHQLPQTEEQIDCDSIDAAAVNELSQRLLTELRAAKTRNLTCTEVSLPSDLTQRIATDIVRVSEREPCGIRGCTVFVEYEEEANSLKRIAKLKLDEEMVSTFEVYLTLRQDKRGWTALLPQFIKGLSRTITISPDYTIVKRKLYSHDSN is encoded by the exons ATGGAAGTGCTAACTGTGCAAAATCAATTCAACGATCAGCATTATAATGACATTACAGCCACTAGATTACGAA gTTGGTCAAGATCTTTGAGCAATAACGCACAGGAACAAGAAAATCAACGTCATCACCACCAGTATCATCATTTAcagcatcatcaccatcatcagcatcatcaacTGCCACAAACTGAGGAGCAAATTGACTGTGATAGCATCGATGCGGCCGCAGTGAATGAACTTTCACAGCGCCTACTCACTGAATTGCGCGCCGCAAAAACGCGTAATCTCACCTGCACCGAAGTCTCCTTACCCAGTGATCTCACCCAACGCATAGCCACCGATATTGTGCGTGTATCGGAGCGTGAACCATGTGGTATACGCGGCTGTACAGTTTTCGTTGAATACGAAGAAGAAGCCAATAGTCTCAAGCGCATAGCCAAACTGAAATTGGATGAAGAAATGGTATCGACCTTTGAGGTATATTTGACCTTGCGTCAAGACAAAAGGGGCTGGACCGCTTTATTGCCACAATTCATTAAGGGTCTGTCGCGTACAATAACCATTAGTCCCGATTATACGATCGTTAAGCGTAAGCTTTATTCGCACGATAGCAATTGA